ACCACAAAAAGAAACAACTCCCTTTTACCCACGCAGTCCATACGGAGTAGCTAAGGTGTATGCATATTGGATGACGGTCAATTATCGTGAGAGTTACGGATTATTCGCCTGTAACGGTATTTTATTCAACCACGAATCCCCCCGCCGAGGAGAAACATTCGTCACCAGAAAAATCACCCGTGCACTGGCAAGAATCAAGTTGGGTATGGATAAAAAATTATATCTCGGCAATTTAGATGCTAAAAGAGATTGGGGATACGCCAAGGATTATGTCGAAGCCATGTGGATGATGCTTCAACAAGAAAAACCCGATGACTATGTGATTGCAACCGGAGAAAATCATTCTGTAAGGGAATTTGTGGAAATCGCAGGAAAATTACTTGGGTTTGATATTCAATGGACAGGTAAAGGATTAGAGGAAAAAGGAATTGATGCAAAAACCGGCGAAACCATAATTGAGATAGATCCCCACTATTTTCGACCAGCAGAAGTTGATCTTTTGATCGGCGACCCCAGTAAAGCAGAAAAGATTCTCGGTTGGAAGCCAAAAGTTAAATTCCAAGACCTTATTAAACTAATGACAGAAGCTGATTTTGAGAATGAGAAAAAAAGATAATAGTAATAGTTGGATAGCGGACAACAAATATAAAGAATTCATGGAAGAACTTCCTATTTGCACTGTTGATATACTTTTTTTTAATCATAATAAACAAAGTGTTCTACTCTTAAAAAGAGTAAATAAACCGCTTAAAAACGCGTACTTTTCTCCCGGTGGTCGGATGATAAAAAATGAAACATTTGAAGATTGTGCGGTCCGACAGGCAAAAACTGAATTAGGCTTAAAGATAGATAAGAAAAAACTGGTTTTTGGCGGAGTAATTAATGAGATCCACAAGGAATCCATTTATCCGAAAACCAATTATCATTGCGTTAATGTTTATTTCGGCTATGTCCTAACTAAAACAAAAATCAAACTTGATTCACAGCATAGCTCCGCAGAATGGTTTTTAGTCGGGAACAAAAAACTGCATCCATTAATTAAAGCAAAAATTAAATCTTTTATAAAAATATGATTAAACTTATCAAATCAAGTTTCTATAATGAGGCTAAAACCAAAAATGCACTCGTTAAGTTCATAAAAAAGGCGCCGATTTTCAGCATGAACAAAGAATGCAAAAAGTTTGAAATACAATTTGCCAAAAAGCAGAAAAGAAAACATGCACTTTTTGTCAGTAGTGGAAGCATGGCAAACCTTGTTTTAATACAAGCACTCATAAATTTAGGTAAACTGAAAAAAAACGACGTAGTAGGCGTTTCCGCATTGACCTGGCCGACAAATATTATGCCGCTCATACAACTGGGCCTTGGAACGAAACTGATTGATTGTGAACTGGAAACATTGAACATCTCCCCTACCCAGCTTAAACAGCATATCGGCAGCATTAAAGCATTATTCATTACCAATGTACTTGGTCTTAGTGACAGACTGGATAAAATACGGCAGATTTGCAAGCAGAATAATATTCTACTGATTGAAGACAACTGTGAATCACTTGGCTCTGTGACTGCCGGAAGGCTTCTGGGTAACTTTGGGCTGGCTTCGACATTTTCTTTCTTTGTCGGACACCACATGTCGACAATCGAAGGTGGTATGATCTGCACTGATGATGACGAATTATTCGACATGTTAACCATGGTTCGGGCGCACGGCTGGGATAGGAATTTGCCGGAAAAATCCAAGCAGAAATTACGTAAACTACACAAAGTTAACGACTTTTTTGCCTTATATACATTTTATACACTTGCCTACAATGCAAGACCGACTGAAATAAATGGCTTTATCGGAAATAAGCAACTGCCATATCTGGATAAAATAGTTTCCACAAGAGCGCGTAACTTCAAATCATTCCATCAAATAGCTTCCCAGAACTCCGATATTATTCCGCTCAAACTTGATCACATGGATGTGATATCAAATTTTGCTATGCCTATTATCTTTCGAGATGAAAAAACTTTTCAAATGTACCGGGAAAGATTTATTAAGCATAAAGTAGAAGTCCGCCCGATCATTGCCGGTGACATGGCTATCCAGCCTTTTTACCGAAAGTATGCAAAAAAACAGGCTTCCTGCCCGAACTCACTGATTGTCCACCACTATGGTTTTTATTTTGGTAATAATCCGGAACTGACAAAAAAAGAAATCGCTCTTATCTGCAAATTATTAAAGAAATAATAATGGGCATTGAATCAAAGAATCCGGAAGATATCGATGCAAAAATTCCGGAAGTGGAAGTTCAGCAGGAAAGACGCGAACAAGAACAGTTTTCCGATTTGTCCATTTTTACCACTACCATGTACGGAACTGATGAGATTTCCCGTGTCAGGCAAGAATTAGCCGTAAACTTTCTAAAAAATGCACAGGCGCTTGGAATAAAATGTGTAGTAGTGGACGGCGGTTCCAATCAGGAATTTTTAGATGAGATCAGTCAATTTGATAATATAGAAATTGTCGTCGACCCAACACTTAAAATGGGTGAAAGCCGGAGAACAGCATTACAGATTGCAATAGAAAAATATGCCACACCGTATTTTTTGTGGTCTGAACCGGAAAAGGACGGATTGATTCAAATGGAAACACTTAAAGCCATGATCGATGGATTAAGAACCGGTCAGTCGGACATTATTGTTCCGAGGAGAGCATCAACAGAATCCATGCCAAAATTCCAAGCCTGGATAGAGGCACGGGCCAATAAAAGAGCAAGCGGGCTAAAAGGACCAAAGCCAGATGAAGCGGAAGAGATATTGGATCTATGGTTTGGCCCGAAAATGTTTAATCGAGATGGCGCGGAGTCATTTATTAACTATCAGGGAGAACTAGATAAATGGGATTCCATAATTAAGCCGGTACTCGATGCGGCGCAGGCAGGGAAAAGAATCTCTTCAGTGGATGTGGATTATCAATACGACCCCTCACAGACTAAATCAGAAGAGCAAAACAGAGAAATCAAAAGAAAAAGAATGGAACAATACGCTACAATTTTGAAAGAGCTGGGAGACAAATATTGGATTGAAAAACTAGCTCCAAAAGAAGAATAATATAATTAGCCCTATAAATATGACATCATCATTTTGGCAGGACAAGAAAGTATTCGTAACAGGCGGAGCCGGATTTATTGGCAGTCATCTGGTTGAAATGCTGGTTGCTCAAGGAAGTGTAGTAACTGTCCCGATCCGTTCAGAGGATTCCAATATCGACTTTCTAGCTGGAATTAAAGATAAAATTCATATTGTTATTGTTGATCTGATGAACTTCGATAATGTTGTTTCTGCTACAAAAAACCAGGATATCGTGATGAATCTGGCGGCTAAGGTCGGCGGAATTGAATATAATATAAAAAATCCCGCTTCTATCTTCAGAGATAACGTACAAATATTTTTAAACGTAATTGAAGCATGCCGTCTGAATAATGTAGAACGTTTATTGGTAACAAGCTCTGCCTGTGTCTATCCGAGGTTTTGTACTATCCCTACTCCGGAAGAAGAAGGGTTTAAAGATATGCCCGAACCGACAAATGACGGCTATGGATTCGCCAAGCGTGTTGAGGAATTTTTAGGCCAAAAATATGCAAAGCAGTATGGAATGAAGATTGCCATTGCCCGTCCGTACAATGCATTTGGTCCCCGTGACAATTTCAACCCGGAATCTTCCCATGTTATACCAGCACTCATTAAAAAAGTACTGGATGCGCCTGACGGCAGTACTGTTGAAGTTTGGGGTAACGGGAAGCAAAGTCGTGCCTTTCTCTATGTTGAAGACTTCGCCCGAGGATTGATGGAAATAACAGAAAAATATGCTGTGGCAGACGTGTTGAATATAGGAACAAACAAAGAAACCACAATTGAAGATTTGGTTAATTTGATTGTTAAGCTGTCAAACAAACAAGTTAAAATCCATTTCGATGCCACCAAACCGACCGGACAGCCAAGACGCAACTGTGATAACCGTAAAGCAAAAGAAAAGATTGCTTTCGAGGCGAATATTTCTTTGTCAGATGGTTTGAAACGGACTATTGATTGGTATATTCAGAACAAGTAATCAATTAGTATTATGTAATGGGGATGTGTTGGATTTTTTTTATTTTGGATATTGCATAATAATTGCAAAGATAAGCAATTGATACGCATCACTATCCTTCTAATTATGAAAACTCATACTTGCAAGATTTAAAATCACAACTTATGGATGGCACTAAAATAATTTCAATTATTCTACCAAATTTTAATGGTGGAAATAATTTAAGAGAATCAATTGAAAGTTTTACAAACCAAAAATCAGATTCTTGCGAACTTATAATTGTTGACAGCAAATCAAGCGATAATTCACACCAGATAATTGAAGAGTTTACTAAAAAATACCCAAGCATCAGATGGATCAAAGAAACTGATAGCGGTATTTCTGATGCCATAAACATTGGGCTTCGACACGCAAAAGGATCATATATTGGATATTTGGGGAGCGATGACAGACTTGTTGCCGACATATTGGGAGTAGTTATTAGCTATACAAAATTGGTTGATGCAGATAGTTTTTATTTCGATTCATACTTTTATAACCCATTTGAGAAATTGTGTCAGTATAGACGTTGTCCGGCACTGGAGTTCACTCGTGAAAATTTATATAAATACGGTACAATCGTCGGTTTGCAAAACATATTTCTACATAAAAGAATTTTTGCTAATTATAAATTCAATTCAAATAATAAATATTCCATGGATTATGAATTATTTTTAGAAATGACGACTCATGCAGGAGTTCATATGTACATACCGCAACCGTCGAGTATTAATCTTTTTGGTGGTAATATTTCTCAGCATTTAAAAGAACAACAGTTTTATGAATCAATCCAAGTTTCGTTACGTAATGCAAAAACAAAAAAAGAAAAATATTATACTTTTCTGCGTTTTATTAAAGTTCATCCGAGAATAAAATTTTTTTGGCCCATCCGACGCTTCTGTGTAAGAATATTTAACAAGACATCGTACCAACAGAGTTTGAAAAATAAGTTATAAATAGCAAACAGTATATGATATTCACACACATTATCGGCAACTCAGCAATCAAATTTTTCAATTGATTCTAACAAAATATTTTATCAAACAATTCCTAAAAACGATCATACAGTATTAGAAAGATAAATTTAACGACTTAATATGTCACAGAAGCCCATTTATTCAAACATCTATAAAATCAAATACATTTTTAAATCTCTGATTACAGGTAAAAAGACTGAGGATGATTTCGATTGGAATTTATATCCGAAACACTACAGCGGTGAGCTTAAGGAAGTTGAAAAAGATCATACAACAATCATTAAAGCGAATGATTACGCCTTAGATAATGGCCGACTTTCTCTCAAAAGTAACATTCTACCCTTACACCCAAATCATTTATTACTGTACGAAACAATACTTCAACTTTCCCCCTCAACTGCCCTTGAAGTTGGTTGTGGCGGTGGTGACCATTTACATAATTTAAAAATTCTACAACCGAGTCTAACACTTTTTGGTGAAGATTTATCAGAAAAACAGATTAAATTACTACACAAACGGCATCCGGATTTAGACGCAGCTATAAAACAACATGACATTCTATCATCTTCGTTGCTAGATTGGCCCCCTATTGATATTGTTTTTACACAGGCAGTAATTATGCATATCAGAACTGAAGATAATCATTTGATTGCACTGTCTAATTTATTTAAAATGGCCACCAAACAGGTTGTTTTAATGGAGAATTGGACCAAACATAATTTTGTTGAAGACATTCTCTTACTGAAACAAGAAGGTAAAATACCATGGCCTGAACTTTATCTTTATTCCCGACCGCATCCTATTACAGAAAGACCGCATATTCTAATTGCATCTGCTTTACCGCTGGAAGGTTATACAAAAGTACTGCATGATGAACATTTCCGCCAAAATTCCTGATGATATGCTTACTTAATATATAGAAAAATCCGTACTCATCGTAATAAAACAAATTAGATTCCAGCGCTGTTTAAGTAATAAGAATAATCATGATAAATATAAAAGTTACCAATCCATATAGCCCCAATAATCTCAATAGGCAAATGCCTAAACAAGGAACTGATTGGGGTAAATGCAGGTTTTTTGTCAATCAAGATATCAAGGAATGTGATTATTGGATTGTTTTAAATAATGTAAATAAAGAAGAAAGGGTCAATTGTCCATCCGAGAATACTATCCTTTTCGCTCTGGAACCGTCATCAATACAAAAGTACAAACCTGCTTTTTTAAATCAGTTTTCGAAAGTTGTCACAGCACAAAAAAATATTAAACACAAAGATGTTGTTAACACTCTCACAACTCTTTTTTGGCACTTTAATAAAACTTACGATGATTTAGCTGAAACGCATCTTGTAAAAAAAACAAAGCTCATCTCCATTATTACTTCCAATAAAGCTTTGTCAAAGGGCCATAGAAAACGTCTCCAATTTGCTTATCGGCTAAAAGAATATTTTGGCGATTCAATAGATCTGTTCGGTCGTGGTATCCGCCCCTTTGATGATAAGTGGGAGGTTTTGGCGCCTTATAAATTTACAGTATCTATTGAAAATGAGTGGGAATCCGATTGGATAACGGAAAAATTAACCGATTGCTTCTTAACCTATACATTCCCCCTTTATTACGGCTGTCCAAATGCTGAAGAATATTTTCACCCTGATTCATTCGTAAGGATTGATATAGACAATTTTGACCAATCAATAAAAGTTATTGAAAATATTTTATCAAATGCACAATATTATCAAGATCATTTGAATGCATTAAAAATATCCAGAGATCAAGTATTAAATAAATATAATTTTTTTCCACTTGTAGCCAATAATGTAATTTCTTTAAATTCAAAGGAACAAACAAAGAAAGAAATTACTATTCTCCCGGAAAAACTATTTACCAATAATCTGGACCATTTGAAAAAAATCATTGGCTCAGTAAATAAATTCAAAAATAGAATATAAATAATTCTTTTTCTTCTCAAATAGTCTGAAACTAATTAGCACAAAATTGGATAAAAACTACACTCACGACATAGCAAAATCAACATTCTGGACCACCGGCAGTTTTATTATTACCTCTATTATTGGATTTGTCTCTTCTATCATTTTGGTCCGTTATTTGGGTATCGACCAATTTGGCGTATTCAATTACTTCATTTGGGTGATTGCCACCTTCTCGCTTCTGGCTAATCCGGGCCTTGGACAGGCAATATTAAAATATATTCCACAATACTATTTCAGCCTGAATCCCAACCAAAAAGTCCTTTGGAAAAAAATGTTTAATTATTTCCTGGTGGTGCAGATTATCATTTTGATTGTCATCCTTGCCTTACTATTTATCAACTCCGGACTTGCCACTAAATATTTAATCAAGTTCCAATCTCAAGAACAGGATAAATTATTTTTATATGCGCTGATTGCCTTGATTCCGATAATTTTAAATAATTTTCTATTAAGCGTACTACGGGCCATCCAAAAATTCAAGATTTTAGCAATTTTCAAAATTATTACACAGATCATCTGGTTGGGTGGTATTTTCTATATTTTTAAAACCCACGCCTCGTTATTTACTTTAATAATATTTTACATATTTTTTAATCTTTTTTCTCTTATTACGTCGGTTTGGTGCCTGCGATCCATTTATCGCCTCAATATTCCTCCTCCACAAAACATTGAAACCTTGCCTTGGAAAAATATTATTCGCTATTCTGCTTGGGGATTTATAAACTTGTTTTTTGTATCGATAGTCTGGGATAAATCAGAACTATTTTTCTTAGGGATTTACAGCAATAATCAACAAATCGCAATTTATTCACTGGCATATTCCCTGGCTTTATATATTACATTGATTTTCAGCCCTCTGATAACGGTAATCAATAATACAACTGCCGAGTTGATTGGAACGAAGCAACAGGATAAGCTACATTTTTTATCCCAACATTTAACAAAATATTTGGGTATTATTGTTATTCCGATTTCAATACTATTTATTATGTACATCAATAAAATTATTCTTCTCTTTTACGGCCAAGACTTTATATCCGCCGGAATAATTTTCCCCCTCGTTATCTTTTCTCAAATTGTTCCACTTATTTTTAATCCTGTTTCAACCATCCCTTCATTAAGCAACGATATCCGGAAAATTGTTTACATTGGTTTTGCAGCCGCTTTGCTAAACATCACGCTTGATCTGTTACTTATCCCCCCTTTTCAGGCTCTTGGCGCCACTATCGCGAATAGTTTTGCTCAATTACTGGGTATGATATTGGCCTTTGTTCTGATCAGAAAGTATAAGTTAAAATTTTTCACAAAATATTTTATCCATGTCTTAGTAATAAATCTTCTTTTCTTTTTAACACTAGTAATTATCAGGTTGCTGTTTCATCAGCTGATCCTTCAAATTGTATTTGATTTATCCACAGTTTGTTTATATGTCATATTTATTCTGCGTTATGCTCTAAATCGACGTGATTACGATATTTTTCTTAATCTGCAACAAATTACGCCAAAATATCTAAAACCAATAATACAGACATTCCTTAATAAAATGAACTATTAATACATATATCTCTAATAAATTATTATGAACAAACCAATAATTACTGTTCTACTGCCCGTATACAATGGGGAGAAATATATCAAGGAAGCAATAGAAAGCATTCTGAATCAGAAATTTACTAATTTTGAATTACTGATAATCGATGATTGCTCAACTGATCGAAGTGGCAGAATAATCCAAGATTTCAAAGATCCTCGGATTCGTTTTTTTTCCAACAAGAATAATCTTGGTCTAATTAAAACGCTTAATACTGGCATATCACTAGCACAAGGCGAATACATTGCCAGAATGGATCAAGATGACGTATCACTCCCCCACCGCCTGGAAAAACAGATTGCTTTTCTGGATGCTCATTCTGAAATAGGAGTTTGCGGTACTGGCTTTAGAATAATTGACCAAGAAGGTACACTAAAAAATGAAATTCATTTTCCTAACCGACCATTATTATTCAGCTGGAAACTGCATTTTTTCTCCCCACTTGCCCATCCCACAGTCATGATGAGAACATCACTAGTAAAAGAGATGGGCGGTTACAATACAAAGGCAACATATTACGAAGATTATGATTTGTGGATAAGGCTGAATTCAATAACAAAGTTAACTAATTTGGATGATATATTATTTCACCTGCGTAAACATGATGAAAATACCAGCCAAATCCATCTTGATCAACAAGTAAATAGTTCTATTAAACTTTGCCGGGAATTGATATCAAAAACATTAAATAATTATGTATCTATCGATATTGTTCGACAACTTTATTTGAAAAATGCGTCTGATGTAAATAGTGTAATTCAAATCAATAAAATAATTTGCAAATTATATAAGGCATTTATTCAAACAAATAAGGTTGGAAAGAATGATCTTAAACTAATCAAAAGTGACGTCGCGCTTCGATTATTCATACTCTCTGTCCGCTTTTGGTATAATACCCGAATCTGGAAGATTTTTTATACAATTATAATTTTTGATCCTTGGTTTGTTTTAAAAGGGACTAAATATTTGTTTATGAAATTATCAAACAATAGATATTAAGCCAGTATTGACAAAAATTCTTTAAATTACTATGGTATTTTCAAAAAAGCATATTTGTGTTACAGTATAACCTGAATTTCAAGTAATTTCTTTAATTATTTACTCGCGTTATCAACTATTACGATGCTAAGAGTAAGTTGGATTTAGATATAGAACATTTTATGAATATTAAGAAATATTATAATAATAACTGGCTAAAATATTCAATTCTTGCTTTATTTTTGTTGCTCGCATTTACTTTCCTATTAAGTATTCGATATAGCGTTTCGCGGTCATTTCAGGTGGTTTTCGGATCGATTTATTTATTATTTCTACCCGGATTCGTCTGGAGTTGGGTTTTTTGGAAAAAACAGGATGAAATTGACTTTATTGAAAGAATAATCATATCTTTGGTATTATCAATTACTATTGTTCCTCTTGCAGTTTTTATCCTTAATAAATTCGGGATAAGAATCAATACATTTAATTCAGGTATAGAAATTTTAGGCATAATATTATTTGGAATTATTGTAAAATATTCTTCAACAAAATTACAACAAAAAAAACGTTTTGCTAAATTATAATCATGTCAGAAAAATCATACAAATCAATTAAATTTTTTTGTTAATAGAAATAATCTCATGAAACAATTGGAATCTAAAAACATGATCATAATCAAACCCCAAAAAGGCTGGGTGGGTATTAATTTGAAGGAACTGTTCTCATACAGAGAACTATTTTATATTTTTGCCTGGAGGGATATTAAAGTTCGTTATAAGCAGACCATAATCGGTATTACTTGGGCGATATTACAACCATTTTTATTAATGGTCGTGTTTTCTGTCTTTTTTGGAAATCTAGCAAAAATGCCCTCAGACGGAGTGCCTTATCCTATATTTGTCTTTTCAGGATTGCTTTTTTGGAATTATTTCTCAGTTTCGTTAACAGGTGCAAGTGATGCACTAGTTGCCAATGAAAATGTAGTAAAAAAAATATATTTCCCTCGGCTACTTCTCCCTCTTTCATCAACTATTACACCATTGATTGATTTTGCCCTTGCACTAGTTATATTAATTGGTCTAATGATCTATTTTCATTTTACACCCACAATTACCGGTATTATATTATTTCCATTTTTAATTTTGCTTTCCTTTCTTTCCGCTGCCGGTCTGGGATCTTTACTAGCTGCAATTAATGTTAGATACCGA
The Patescibacteria group bacterium genome window above contains:
- the gmd gene encoding GDP-mannose 4,6-dehydratase, translating into MKKALITGITGQDGSYLAEFLLDKGYEVHGIIRRASTFNTKRIDHIFQDPHAKNQKLFLHYGDLTDSSNLARLIEKIVPDELYNLGAQSHVKASFEIPEYTGDADALGVTRLFEAIRETRVNTKFYQASSSEMFGKVLEIPQKETTPFYPRSPYGVAKVYAYWMTVNYRESYGLFACNGILFNHESPRRGETFVTRKITRALARIKLGMDKKLYLGNLDAKRDWGYAKDYVEAMWMMLQQEKPDDYVIATGENHSVREFVEIAGKLLGFDIQWTGKGLEEKGIDAKTGETIIEIDPHYFRPAEVDLLIGDPSKAEKILGWKPKVKFQDLIKLMTEADFENEKKR
- a CDS encoding NUDIX domain-containing protein yields the protein MRKKDNSNSWIADNKYKEFMEELPICTVDILFFNHNKQSVLLLKRVNKPLKNAYFSPGGRMIKNETFEDCAVRQAKTELGLKIDKKKLVFGGVINEIHKESIYPKTNYHCVNVYFGYVLTKTKIKLDSQHSSAEWFLVGNKKLHPLIKAKIKSFIKI
- a CDS encoding aminotransferase class V-fold PLP-dependent enzyme; its protein translation is MIKLIKSSFYNEAKTKNALVKFIKKAPIFSMNKECKKFEIQFAKKQKRKHALFVSSGSMANLVLIQALINLGKLKKNDVVGVSALTWPTNIMPLIQLGLGTKLIDCELETLNISPTQLKQHIGSIKALFITNVLGLSDRLDKIRQICKQNNILLIEDNCESLGSVTAGRLLGNFGLASTFSFFVGHHMSTIEGGMICTDDDELFDMLTMVRAHGWDRNLPEKSKQKLRKLHKVNDFFALYTFYTLAYNARPTEINGFIGNKQLPYLDKIVSTRARNFKSFHQIASQNSDIIPLKLDHMDVISNFAMPIIFRDEKTFQMYRERFIKHKVEVRPIIAGDMAIQPFYRKYAKKQASCPNSLIVHHYGFYFGNNPELTKKEIALICKLLKK
- a CDS encoding NAD-dependent epimerase/dehydratase family protein, with the translated sequence MTSSFWQDKKVFVTGGAGFIGSHLVEMLVAQGSVVTVPIRSEDSNIDFLAGIKDKIHIVIVDLMNFDNVVSATKNQDIVMNLAAKVGGIEYNIKNPASIFRDNVQIFLNVIEACRLNNVERLLVTSSACVYPRFCTIPTPEEEGFKDMPEPTNDGYGFAKRVEEFLGQKYAKQYGMKIAIARPYNAFGPRDNFNPESSHVIPALIKKVLDAPDGSTVEVWGNGKQSRAFLYVEDFARGLMEITEKYAVADVLNIGTNKETTIEDLVNLIVKLSNKQVKIHFDATKPTGQPRRNCDNRKAKEKIAFEANISLSDGLKRTIDWYIQNK
- a CDS encoding glycosyltransferase codes for the protein MQDLKSQLMDGTKIISIILPNFNGGNNLRESIESFTNQKSDSCELIIVDSKSSDNSHQIIEEFTKKYPSIRWIKETDSGISDAINIGLRHAKGSYIGYLGSDDRLVADILGVVISYTKLVDADSFYFDSYFYNPFEKLCQYRRCPALEFTRENLYKYGTIVGLQNIFLHKRIFANYKFNSNNKYSMDYELFLEMTTHAGVHMYIPQPSSINLFGGNISQHLKEQQFYESIQVSLRNAKTKKEKYYTFLRFIKVHPRIKFFWPIRRFCVRIFNKTSYQQSLKNKL
- a CDS encoding class I SAM-dependent methyltransferase → MSQKPIYSNIYKIKYIFKSLITGKKTEDDFDWNLYPKHYSGELKEVEKDHTTIIKANDYALDNGRLSLKSNILPLHPNHLLLYETILQLSPSTALEVGCGGGDHLHNLKILQPSLTLFGEDLSEKQIKLLHKRHPDLDAAIKQHDILSSSLLDWPPIDIVFTQAVIMHIRTEDNHLIALSNLFKMATKQVVLMENWTKHNFVEDILLLKQEGKIPWPELYLYSRPHPITERPHILIASALPLEGYTKVLHDEHFRQNS
- a CDS encoding glycosyltransferase family 10; the encoded protein is MPKQGTDWGKCRFFVNQDIKECDYWIVLNNVNKEERVNCPSENTILFALEPSSIQKYKPAFLNQFSKVVTAQKNIKHKDVVNTLTTLFWHFNKTYDDLAETHLVKKTKLISIITSNKALSKGHRKRLQFAYRLKEYFGDSIDLFGRGIRPFDDKWEVLAPYKFTVSIENEWESDWITEKLTDCFLTYTFPLYYGCPNAEEYFHPDSFVRIDIDNFDQSIKVIENILSNAQYYQDHLNALKISRDQVLNKYNFFPLVANNVISLNSKEQTKKEITILPEKLFTNNLDHLKKIIGSVNKFKNRI
- a CDS encoding oligosaccharide flippase family protein — its product is MDKNYTHDIAKSTFWTTGSFIITSIIGFVSSIILVRYLGIDQFGVFNYFIWVIATFSLLANPGLGQAILKYIPQYYFSLNPNQKVLWKKMFNYFLVVQIIILIVILALLFINSGLATKYLIKFQSQEQDKLFLYALIALIPIILNNFLLSVLRAIQKFKILAIFKIITQIIWLGGIFYIFKTHASLFTLIIFYIFFNLFSLITSVWCLRSIYRLNIPPPQNIETLPWKNIIRYSAWGFINLFFVSIVWDKSELFFLGIYSNNQQIAIYSLAYSLALYITLIFSPLITVINNTTAELIGTKQQDKLHFLSQHLTKYLGIIVIPISILFIMYINKIILLFYGQDFISAGIIFPLVIFSQIVPLIFNPVSTIPSLSNDIRKIVYIGFAAALLNITLDLLLIPPFQALGATIANSFAQLLGMILAFVLIRKYKLKFFTKYFIHVLVINLLFFLTLVIIRLLFHQLILQIVFDLSTVCLYVIFILRYALNRRDYDIFLNLQQITPKYLKPIIQTFLNKMNY
- a CDS encoding glycosyltransferase — encoded protein: MNKPIITVLLPVYNGEKYIKEAIESILNQKFTNFELLIIDDCSTDRSGRIIQDFKDPRIRFFSNKNNLGLIKTLNTGISLAQGEYIARMDQDDVSLPHRLEKQIAFLDAHSEIGVCGTGFRIIDQEGTLKNEIHFPNRPLLFSWKLHFFSPLAHPTVMMRTSLVKEMGGYNTKATYYEDYDLWIRLNSITKLTNLDDILFHLRKHDENTSQIHLDQQVNSSIKLCRELISKTLNNYVSIDIVRQLYLKNASDVNSVIQINKIICKLYKAFIQTNKVGKNDLKLIKSDVALRLFILSVRFWYNTRIWKIFYTIIIFDPWFVLKGTKYLFMKLSNNRY
- a CDS encoding DUF1616 domain-containing protein; this encodes MNIKKYYNNNWLKYSILALFLLLAFTFLLSIRYSVSRSFQVVFGSIYLLFLPGFVWSWVFWKKQDEIDFIERIIISLVLSITIVPLAVFILNKFGIRINTFNSGIEILGIILFGIIVKYSSTKLQQKKRFAKL
- a CDS encoding ABC transporter permease; this translates as MKQLESKNMIIIKPQKGWVGINLKELFSYRELFYIFAWRDIKVRYKQTIIGITWAILQPFLLMVVFSVFFGNLAKMPSDGVPYPIFVFSGLLFWNYFSVSLTGASDALVANENVVKKIYFPRLLLPLSSTITPLIDFALALVILIGLMIYFHFTPTITGIILFPFLILLSFLSAAGLGSLLAAINVRYRDIRYALPFFIQTLFFLTPVIYPTTLIGEKYQWLLALNPMTGIIETARTGIIGDKEIDFVLLGISAVIAVSLFVFGIFYFRKTERVFADLA